One Peromyscus leucopus breed LL Stock chromosome 2, UCI_PerLeu_2.1, whole genome shotgun sequence DNA window includes the following coding sequences:
- the LOC114684960 gene encoding uncharacterized protein LOC114684960 isoform X2 — MFVLRRLGVLRQPSLHLLTSKVWKKWPVVTLNSYFFEDEKEENSKPIGRYPVPYKKDLPFDIVELMEEMKRTTGFLPNVFKVLSYRPSEFRAFFAYYNAIYNKETGRLSKADKELIIVVTSLAERCLYSVVVHSALYRVYSKNPGLSDQSSLLT, encoded by the exons ATGTTTGTGCTTCGACGCCTCGGGGTCCTGCGGCAGCCG TCTCTTCACCTCTTGACAAGTAAGGTTTGGAAGAAGTGGCCTGTGGTGACCCTGAATTCTTACTTTTTTgaggatgagaaagaagaaaattccaaACCCATTGGTCGTTACCCGGTTCCCTATAAGAAGGACCTGCCCTTTGACATTGTAGAGCTCATGGAAGAGATGAAAAGAACG ACAGGATTTTTACCAAATGTATTTAAAGTGTTGTCTTACCGGCCTTCGGAATTCAGAGCTTTCTTTGCGTACTACAATGCCATCTATAATAAAGAAACAG GTCGGCTCAGCAAAGCTGACAAGGAACTCATCATCGTAGTGACCAGCCTGGCTGAAAGGTGCCTGTACAGCGTTGTTGTCCACAGTGCCCTCTACAGGGTCTACTCGAAGAACCCAGGACTCTCTGACCAG TCTTCTCTCCTGACCTGA
- the LOC114684960 gene encoding uncharacterized protein LOC114684960 isoform X1: MFVLRRLGVLRQPSLHLLTSKVWKKWPVVTLNSYFFEDEKEENSKPIGRYPVPYKKDLPFDIVELMEEMKRTTGFLPNVFKVLSYRPSEFRAFFAYYNAIYNKETGRLSKADKELIIVVTSLAERCLYSVVVHSALYRVYSKNPGLSDQVCINWKKSDLPAREKAMVEFALAVSQADDITDDHFKKLEMHGFNREDAWDIATITAFYAMANRLVHFIDIIPNKGYYSLGRNSDTKQIENERTAPKV; this comes from the exons ATGTTTGTGCTTCGACGCCTCGGGGTCCTGCGGCAGCCG TCTCTTCACCTCTTGACAAGTAAGGTTTGGAAGAAGTGGCCTGTGGTGACCCTGAATTCTTACTTTTTTgaggatgagaaagaagaaaattccaaACCCATTGGTCGTTACCCGGTTCCCTATAAGAAGGACCTGCCCTTTGACATTGTAGAGCTCATGGAAGAGATGAAAAGAACG ACAGGATTTTTACCAAATGTATTTAAAGTGTTGTCTTACCGGCCTTCGGAATTCAGAGCTTTCTTTGCGTACTACAATGCCATCTATAATAAAGAAACAG GTCGGCTCAGCAAAGCTGACAAGGAACTCATCATCGTAGTGACCAGCCTGGCTGAAAGGTGCCTGTACAGCGTTGTTGTCCACAGTGCCCTCTACAGGGTCTACTCGAAGAACCCAGGACTCTCTGACCAG GTCTGTATAAACTGGAAAAAGTCTGACCTCCCTGCTAGAGAAAAAGCAATGGTAGAGTTTGCACTTGCTGTTTCCCAAGCTGATGATATAACAGATGACCATTTCAAAAAGCTGGAAATGCATGGCTTCAATAGAGAAGATGCCTGGGACATAGCTACCATTACAGCTTTCTATGCTATGGCCAACCGCCTTGTTCATTTTATCGACATCATTCCTAACAAGGGATACTATTCATTGGGTAGAAACAGTGATACTAAACAGATAGAGAATGAACGTACTGCTCCGAAAGTATAA